GCTGCATCGTACTCTTTCAGGCAGAATGAAGAAACGGGAAGAAACGAGACAAGAAGAATATCCATTTTCGGTATTGTTCCGAGTGTAGCCTACAACGTGAAATTTTAAAAACAACCATCCCTACTTTAAAAAAATAGAAGAAAATGAAACCACTTAAAATAATGCTAATGGTATTCGCTGGACTGTTTGTAACAGGATGCGAAAAAGTTATTAAAGAGGATCTTAAAACAGCAGCGCCTAGATTGGTTGTAGACGCCTCTATTGATTGGGTTAAAAACACAGCAGGAAATGAACAGAAAATCATATTGTCTACAACGACAGGTTATTTCAGCTCCGAATTCCCGGGCGTTTCCGGAGCAATAATTACGGTAACAAACCCTTCTAATATCGTTTTTGATTTTGTTGAAATGCCTGGAACAGGGCAATACATCTGCAACAATTTCCTTCCTGTTATTGGTCAGACCTATAATTTAAAAATCGTTTTGAACGGAGAAACCTACACCGCCTCGGAAACCTTTACCCCCGTTCCTGAAATCGAAGATAACATTGATCAGAACAGTAAAGGAGGCGAGGCCGGTGATGAAATGGAGATAACATTTTACTACAAGGATGATGCAAGTCAGAAGAATTCTTATCTGAACAGTATTACTGAGCCTCATTCAGCTTTTCCCGAGCTGGAAGTTGAAGACGATGAACATACCAACGGTAATTTAATGCAGGAGTCCTATTCTCAGGAAAAATTAAAGGCTGGCGACCAGGTAGACATAAAATTGTACGGAATTTCAAAAAGCTACTACAATTACATGTTCAAATTGATAGTAGCTTCCGGGAATGACGGCAACCCTTTCCCTACAATACCAAGCGCCGTTCGCGGAAATATCGTCAACCAGACTGATAATAATAATTACGCTTTCGGGTATTTCAGGCTGGCAGAAGTTGCTACTAAAAGTTATACAATCAAATAATCAGGTTTTGTGAGCGGAATAAACATTGCAGGTTATGCGTCAGGTCAGAATTCCGCTCACTTAGTTTTGGAGCAAGTTCAGCGATTCCCATAATGCTTATTGATACAGTGTTTTCTGTGCACAATTGGATAAGGAGCTAACTTTGTGAACTATTGTAAAAGAACAGTGATTGTTCGTATTCGAACACCTTGTTATTGTTAAGTGTTTGGTAGTCAATCGTTTTAAATTCGGCACTCTTAATGTGATACAATAAGTGAACTATACGTTGTCTCTAAACTTGTGGTATGATAAAAAGCTTTTTCAGAATTGCTGTTCGCAGCTTCTTTAAAAATAAGGTACAGTCGTTTGTTAATATAGCCGGACTGACGGCCGGGATGTTCGTTACGATACTGATCGGACTTTGGATTTTCGATGAGCTTACCTTTGATAAATATCACCGCAATTACCATCAAATTGCCCAGGTGATGCAGAACCAGTACATGGGCGGCACAACGAAAACCGGGGCAGCAATACCACGGCCACTGGAGTTTGAGCTGAAGAAGAATTTTGAACATACGTTTAAGCATATTGTCATGTCGTCGTGGAAATGGGGACATTTGCTGGGCGTAGGCGGAAAAACCATCAAACAGTCGGGTGTATTTATGGATTCCGGCGCACCTGACATGCTTGGTCTGAGAATGATTGCCGGAAGCCGGAATGCCCTGCAAGACCCTTCGTCAGTGCTACTGTCGGAATCGGCAGCTAAAGCGCTTTTCGGCAAAAAGGATATATTAGGACAAACGATTAAACTGGATGCGCGATTCTCGCTAAAAGTGGCTGGTGTGTATGAGGATCTTCCATATAATACAACGTTTAACGATGTTCATTTTATTGCACCCTGGGACTTTTACGTTACTACTGAAAGGTGGCTTAAAGAAGCTGCTGATAATTGGTTTAATAATTCTTTTCAGCTTTTCGTTCAGCTGGCCGGCAATGCCGATATGCAGCAGGTATCGCATGAGATAAAAAATGTTAAATTAAATAATACCCGTTGTGCGGTTTAAGCGGCAAGGGCATGTTTTAAGTGATTAATGGGTTTGTTGTTTTTGAAATTGATCAACTGCAGAACGGCTACGCCACTTATCTTTGAACACATCCTTGTGAAGAGCCCGCTGAGCGATTTTGCATAATTCCTTTTGATGTAAAGGTGGTCGCAAAGCTGAGAAAACAGAGTTTCCACTCTCTTGCGGACGTATCGGTAAGAAGGATTCCAGAGGGTTGTTCTTTTCTTCATATTATTCCTTAAAGGGGTGATTAACCGAATCCTGTCCTGTTCAAAAAGAGTGGTTTGATAGGGCAGGGATAAATATCCTTTATCTGCAATTAATTCACATTCATTTAGTTCCAGATTTTCAAGCTGGCTGAGATAGTGTACATCATGTACATTAGCAGCCGTTATTCCCATTGATACCGGAACACCGGCTTTCGAAATAATCAGTTGCATTTTGAACCCGTAATAATGCAGCCTGTGAGATGCATGATACCCTCTGGAAGGTTGTACATGCAAATCTTCTCTGCAAATGCTGGTCCTGGAAATCCTTACATTCTGACAAATAGGAACAGGTACCGAATCTATAATAAACTGGTGGTTATCGGGATTGATTATTTCCGATATAGGTTGAGCCACCAGGGCAATATAATCCTGAAGTCTCTTTCGTCTTCTGTTGTAATTAGACCGGTCTATTAAATTAGGAAACTCCCCGCTATATTCTGTTCTAAGTTTAGAAAACAGCAGGTTTTCCGAGTCAATACCCAGTGCTTCGGAACTAATAGACAAAGCAACTATCTCTATATCTGACAGTTTTGGCAAATTCCTGTACTTGAAGAAGTTGCCATCCGCTAACATATATTCTGTCAAAGCAAGTTTGCTAATCTCAAGAATCTTATCGAAATTGGTCTTTAAGTTGTGCATGTAAGAAAATGTCGAATACTTTCTTAATTTACTGCTTATCAGTAACGTGCACAACTTTATTCCTTCTTCTTTTTTCATTTATTTACTTTTACTCAAACCGCACAACGGGTTAAATAATATAAATAAGGACGAGCGGCAGTTTAAGCCCGAATTGTTCCTGCACCCTATGGAGAAATGGCATCTCTATAGTGAGTTTAAGGAAGGCATTAACACAGGCGGACGCGTTGAATATGTGTGGTTATTTGGCATCATCGGAGTTTTTGTACTGTTTCTGGCTTGTATTAATTTCATGAACCTGAGCACTGCAAGGTCAGAAAAAAGAGCCCGGGAAGTAGGAGTTCTGAAGTCGATTGGTTGTGACAGGAAAACCCTCATTTTTCAATTCTTCGGCGAGTCGATGTTGCTCGCTTTTCTAGCATTGGTGTTCGCTCTTTTCCTGGTATATCTAAGCTTGCCTGCGTTTAATTTAATAGCAGATAAAAAGATAGTGATCCCTGTAGCAGATGTATTTTTCTGGCTGAGCTGCATCGGTTTTACCTTCGTTACCGGGATTGTCGCTGGGAGCTATCCTGCCCTATACCTCTCTTCATTTAAACCTGTTAAGGTATTGAAAGGCACTTTCAGAACAGGGAAGGCCGCTGCTATTCCGCGGAAGGTGCTGGTGGTGATACAGTTCTCGGTGTCGGTGATGCTGATTATCGGCACGATTGTAGTTTTTCGGCAAATACAACTTACCAGGAACCGGCCGATTGGTTATTCGCCCGCCGGACTCATATCGGTTACTTCTTATACCAATGATATTCACAACCATTTCGATGCACTGCGTAATGAGTTAATGGGTTCTGGCTTTGTAGTAGATATGGCCGAATCGAACAGCCCGCTAACCGGCATCAACAGCAATTCAAGCGGTTTAACCTGGAAGGGAAAAGACCCCAGCATGCCTGCCGATTTCGGAACGGTAGGAGTTAGTCAAAGCTTTGGAAATACCGTGGGCTGGCAGTTTAAAGACGGCCGGGATTTTTCTGGAGAACTTGCGACAGACAGTTCTGTTTTAATAATAAACGAGGCGGCAGTGAAGTATATGGGCATAAAAAACCCGGTAGGTGAGACACTTCATTGGGGAAAAGATTACCGCATAGCGGGTGTGATTAAGGATATGGTGATGCAGTCGCCTTACGAGCCATCAAAGCCTACTGTCTTTTATTTGCGCGACGATCCGGGGGAAACTGTC
The window above is part of the Arcticibacter tournemirensis genome. Proteins encoded here:
- a CDS encoding DUF4249 domain-containing protein gives rise to the protein MKPLKIMLMVFAGLFVTGCEKVIKEDLKTAAPRLVVDASIDWVKNTAGNEQKIILSTTTGYFSSEFPGVSGAIITVTNPSNIVFDFVEMPGTGQYICNNFLPVIGQTYNLKIVLNGETYTASETFTPVPEIEDNIDQNSKGGEAGDEMEITFYYKDDASQKNSYLNSITEPHSAFPELEVEDDEHTNGNLMQESYSQEKLKAGDQVDIKLYGISKSYYNYMFKLIVASGNDGNPFPTIPSAVRGNIVNQTDNNNYAFGYFRLAEVATKSYTIK
- a CDS encoding ABC transporter permease; translation: MIKSFFRIAVRSFFKNKVQSFVNIAGLTAGMFVTILIGLWIFDELTFDKYHRNYHQIAQVMQNQYMGGTTKTGAAIPRPLEFELKKNFEHTFKHIVMSSWKWGHLLGVGGKTIKQSGVFMDSGAPDMLGLRMIAGSRNALQDPSSVLLSESAAKALFGKKDILGQTIKLDARFSLKVAGVYEDLPYNTTFNDVHFIAPWDFYVTTERWLKEAADNWFNNSFQLFVQLAGNADMQQVSHEIKNVKLNNTRCAV
- a CDS encoding IS982 family transposase, which produces MHNLKTNFDKILEISKLALTEYMLADGNFFKYRNLPKLSDIEIVALSISSEALGIDSENLLFSKLRTEYSGEFPNLIDRSNYNRRRKRLQDYIALVAQPISEIINPDNHQFIIDSVPVPICQNVRISRTSICREDLHVQPSRGYHASHRLHYYGFKMQLIISKAGVPVSMGITAANVHDVHYLSQLENLELNECELIADKGYLSLPYQTTLFEQDRIRLITPLRNNMKKRTTLWNPSYRYVRKRVETLFSQLCDHLYIKRNYAKSLSGLFTRMCSKISGVAVLQLINFKNNKPINHLKHALAA
- a CDS encoding FtsX-like permease family protein, with the protein product MEKWHLYSEFKEGINTGGRVEYVWLFGIIGVFVLFLACINFMNLSTARSEKRAREVGVLKSIGCDRKTLIFQFFGESMLLAFLALVFALFLVYLSLPAFNLIADKKIVIPVADVFFWLSCIGFTFVTGIVAGSYPALYLSSFKPVKVLKGTFRTGKAAAIPRKVLVVIQFSVSVMLIIGTIVVFRQIQLTRNRPIGYSPAGLISVTSYTNDIHNHFDALRNELMGSGFVVDMAESNSPLTGINSNSSGLTWKGKDPSMPADFGTVGVSQSFGNTVGWQFKDGRDFSGELATDSSVLIINEAAVKYMGIKNPVGETLHWGKDYRIAGVIKDMVMQSPYEPSKPTVFYLRDDPGETVTLRINPSKGIKESLRFIEGIYKKYSPESPFEYTFADAEYGRKFEGEERIGRLAGAFAVLAIFISCLGLLGMAAFTAEQRTKEIGVRKVLGATVLQLWQMMSTDFALLVIISFCIAAPMAYWLMDLWLQKFSFRSDIPFWIFLLSGTGLLLVTLLTTSAHIIRVAVSNPVKSLRSE